The Triticum aestivum cultivar Chinese Spring chromosome 5A, IWGSC CS RefSeq v2.1, whole genome shotgun sequence genomic sequence TTTCTTGCAAGATAGAAAAATAATGAatagatgaaaaagaagaaagttAATTTTAGGCCTGTCAATGAATTAGTTTACCCAGACGAGAGGCGAATGAACGCCGCACCTTGACGAACTATAGTCAACTAAAAATTAGTTTTAATATTTTCGGCTCATATAGCCCGGAGTGAGAGCTAGGAAAGGAACACTCCTGGTCCAGCTAAGAAAATAAGAGTATATATTTTTTCTATTAGGTCCAAATTGATCAATCTTGCACACTCCAACCAATTTTCGAACTGGAATTAAACATTAATGAAGCTTCCTGGAATCAACTGTTTTTGATACTCCAAGTATTGTATGGCTTTCAATGACTTTCGATGTGGTTTCATGTGTTTATGTAGTTTTGTAGAAATTTCAATGGATTTTCCATGTAGTTTCATACGTGTTTGAGTTCTACTTGGATTTATGTCAAACTTCCACTTAATCTTTTTCAGAATAAATCAAAACCTCAACTAATGATTAATGAAAGCGCAGCAAAACATGAGAAAACTTTGTTTTTGTCACTCTAACTTTTGCCTATTTTGCTTATGCAACTCTAGAATTTAAcatatcacttttgccactcttagtttttgacaatacatcacaaatgtcattccgtggcaaaagcaataaCTTTTCATTTTACGTTTGTCACTCTTAGATTGTAACAATGTATCACAATTGACTCTAAAAttattgcttttgccacggaatggcaattgTGGTGTATTGTTAAAAATTAAGAGTGGCAAAAGCaatatgtcaaattctagagtggcataaacaAAATAGTCAAAAGCTAGAGTGACAAAAACAAAGTTTTTCGCAAAACATGGGAAGGGTGGCTGTTGTCCAAAGCAGAAGAACCTAAAGaactaaaaaattatatgaaactaAAAGGGCTTCTTGGAATAGTCTGTATGAATCTTGAAGATACGAGGAAGCTAGGGTCTAGATCGATGGATCGGCGACATCAAAATAATGGGGTGTTGTATTTTTTGCTACGATAGCGTCCTTCTGTCCTTGGTGCCTGGTAGTCAGTTTCTAGGTGCGCTAGCTGTTGATCGCGCATATGCTAATAAATCTTGAACATATTAGAGATGTGAAATTAGATATTCTTTACCTTTATTTATGGACTTTATTGGCCACTCGTACACGTATATATCCGCGGCCGGGGCCATTATTACATGGAAAATGGAAGTACAAATATTATGGTCGTATATCTGGTCCGTCCGTGCCACGGCACGCATGCGTATGCGTATGGTAGAGCTATACTAGCCCATCATGGGCAGAAGACTATACTGAACCTCCTGTTACCGCTGCAAGCTTTGGTCCTGACGTCGTTGGGCTGGTGGTAGGCGTCGGGGCAGCTGGAGTCGCGGCACTGGATGTTGACGCCGGTGCTGCAGGAGAAGTCCATGGGGAGGTTGTACCCGTCGATCACCGAGATGTCGTAGTAGTCTGTGCCGCCACCGAGGGTGAACTCCGCCAAAGTCAGCGGGGGCTGGCCGGAGAGGGTGCAGGAGAGCGCGCCGCCACAGTCGCCGGTGCTGCATCTCCCGCTGTTGCCGTTGAAGCTGCAGCCGGTGCGGCCCCAGATCCTGGCGGAGCTGGTGCCGTCGGGGATGTCGAGGTTCcaagtttggccgttgttgagctGCCGTCCGCCGCCCACCGGGGTGGCCGCCGGCCACACAGTGAAGGAGCAGCGGTTCGTGATGGAGAAGCTCCTGGCGCTAGCCCCCGTGGTGAGGGCCGCGGCAAGGAGGAGGATGAGCGCCGACGAGGAGACGGCCATTGTTTCTTGCTTTCTTGATTGCTGTGGTATTGTTGGTTGAATGGACGGGATAGCACGTGGTTATTTATAGTACGTAGATAGCTAGAAGAAAATTCAAGATTGGTGGGAACTGCAGTTTCCTCTACATGGATACGTATGCGCCAGCCAATGCTGGCTGAGAAAAATCTCCAAGCTTCACTCCGTCGACGAGCCACTTCACAGTTGGTCTTTGCTACCCCCACTGAGAGTGACGTCCGGCGTAGCTTTGCTAGCTGGTATCTTTTGAATTTTCTCGCCGTGTCAAGTAGGTCGGAAAAAATTGCAACGTTTCTTGTtattcgtcttgtgctggaaaataTGGGGGATCCGAGAGGGACGTGCACGAATCGATGGAGTCTATATCCTTTGCATGCGGCTACTTGATCTTGCGGACTAAAAAAAACCGGTAGGCTGGAGGTATGCAGCTACCAGTGGCGAATCTAGACAGAAACTGGAGGGTGGGCTCAAAGCCTGTATCATGCCAATATCTGTTGGATTGGGCTTGCAAGTGGCTAAATTGGGCCATGAAACTAGTAGTAAAAAAATTCTTGCAgtgctggaggggggggggggggggggctcaagcCTATTAAAGCCCCCCCTAGTAGATTCGCCCCTGGCAGCTACGGTTGGATGACGTCCTCCCGCATTCGTGTTCGCGTACtggtcccccccccctcccctcccttccccGTCTGCGAATGGATGCAGAAGAAAATTTATGGGTTGCCGTTGGATGCCCTTAGCTAGTTGGTATCTTTTGAACCTTCTCGTCGTGTCTAGTAGGTTGGAAAAAATTGCAATGTTTCCTGGATATTGGTCTTGTGCTGGAAAATAAGGGGCATCTGAGCGTGCACAGATCGATCGAGTCTGTACCCTGTACATGCGGCTACTTGATCGTTTGGACTAGGAAAAAAACCGGGAGGCTGGATGTATTTGGCTATGCTTGAATGCGGTTCTTCCGCGTCCGTGTTCGCAGACTGGTCCCCACCCCACTGTCCATGAACGTATGTTAGAAGAAAATTGTGGGTTGCCGTTGGATGCCCTTAGGTAGCTGGTATCTTTTGAACCTTCTCACCGTGTCTAGTAGGTTGGAAAAAATTGCAACGATTTCCTAGATATTGGTCTTGTGCTAGAAAATATGGGGCATCTGGGAGGGATGTGCATGGATCGATCGAGTCTGCACCCTTTGCATGTGGCTATTCGATCCTGAGGACTAAGAAAAAATCCAAGAGGCCGGATATATGCGTCTACGGTTGGATGACGTCCTCCTGTATCCGTGTTCGTGGATTGGCCCCATTGTCCGCGAATGGATGCTTGCCGCCGTCGATCGATCGGCATTGTAGCAATTATTAAAAAAAATGCGGCTCCGCTGCTCTGCTCTATTTTCATGTACTATGTATATGCTTCAATTTGGGTTCCCGTCCGTCTTCCCTTACTCCGGCGGATGACCGTGGGGCTGGCCCGTTCACCTCCTCGAGCTTCCTACCGTTGTCCCTGACCCGACCACGTCCACCAGAACCAAAAATCGACCCCATTCCACCTATGCTCCCCTCTTCCTCGTCTCCAGTCAACAAGTCGGCCGGCCACCAATTCCGAGCAAAAGCAGCCGCCTTTTTCTCCGATTCCTCGCACCAATATACCATCTCCATGACACGGGGAGGAGAACGACCTCCATGCAAACCGCACGTTCTCCGCACAGGCGAATGAATGCATGGTGCGGGGAGGCATTTCTTTACAGGACCGAGGTGCAGCTTGCCGCCCTAGTCTTCCCCGGCATAGCTGTTGCCATTGCCGGAGTCCATGCCTCTCCGGCGACTCAAATTTTATCAAAGTTTCAAAAAGCCGGCTATAGACCAGCTATAGTGGTTTGAGCAGATGCCGCTATGTGGCATAGCCTGCTAAACTTGCAAAATAGTtggctatagcgggctatagccTCGCTATAGCTAATTCATAGGGCCACTGCTATTTGCCATAATCCGCTATTTTAAACATTAAATTTTATATGTagactaaaaagaaacagaggaaGTACCGTGCTTCAATTTCGGTTCCAGTCCGTCTTATGGGCTTCGGCAAATGACCATGGGTGCGGCCCTGACAAGAAGTCGTCGGCATAGAAAAGGCTGTCGGAATAGCCAGTTATTCCGATAGTGCTTCGGCTAGGGGAATGGATGCATGGCGCATGGCGGTGTCCTCCTCTAGCCAGAAGGCGTTTCTCTATAGGAGCGGGGTGCAGCTCGCCGCCCTCGTCTTCCCCAGCCCAGCCGTTGCCACTGCCGGAATCCATGCCTATCCGGCGACTCAAATTTTATCAAAGTTCCAAAAAGCCGGCTATAGCCCAGCTATAGCGGTTTGAGCAGATGCCGCTATGTGGCATAACCTGCTAAACTTGCGAAACAGCTGCCTATAGTGGGCTATAGCCTCGCTATAGCTGATTCGAAGGGTAACTGCTATTTTCCATAACACGCTATTTCAAACATTAAATTTTATAtgtagactaaaaagaaacggagtcAGTACCATGCTTCAATTTTGGTTCCCGTCCGTCTTCCGGGCTCCCGTGAATGACCGTGGGTGCGGCCCCgacaaaaagttgtcagcatagAAAAAATTGTCGGAATAGCCAGTTATTCCGATAGTGCTCTGGCCAGGGGAATGAATGCATGACGCCTGGAGGCGTCCTCCTCCAGCCAGGAGGCGTTTCTCTACAGGAGCGGGGTGCAGCTCGCCACCCTAGTCTTCCCCGGCCCAGCCGTTGCCACTTCCGGAATCCATGCCTCTCCGGCGATTTATGGCGGTGGTTTGGCTGCCGATGCCTAGCTCGTCTGTTGTCGGCCCCAATGTTCGACCGATTTACGTGCTCCAATTTATGTGTTTTCCACCTCCTTCCAGCGTTCGGCCACGTCCACATGCACACCATCGATCGACCCTTCCAATGCCAACGACCTTCTCTTCCTTGTCTCCAGCCAACGACATGGCCACTACCGATTCCAAGAACCAATTAATAACCTCCCCCACACACCACGGACCCTTCCATCAACCCTCCAATTTTTCGCACGCGGACCTTGCCATCGATTCGATTTCATGCTCACCGTCTTCCCTAGCTGGACGGAGAGGAGAAGGACCTCCCTGCCTGACCATATTCACGTGATCTCGCCATCCGAATAGAACCCAACACCGGCGAGCTCCTATGTTTGTCTCAGACGCGCTGCCACGCTCCAGAGCCAGGCTTATTTCCCTAAGACGCCCTCTGTGTCCGAAGTTTTACTCCTTCCCAGATCTGCAATCCTTTTGAAttatttggattgcttaccacatgtgtccgTAAATACCCAGCTTAAGCGCAACAATATCTTTTCcatactaagagcatctccaacagagaCGGAGCGCTAGAATAGTTTTATAGCGCAACTGTAGCACTTTTAGCGCGCCGCGGCCAACATTGATTTTCCACATACCTAAAAAGCGCGCCCAAAAAAACCAAGCAGTGCAAATTATGAAGCGTGCGCTGACCAGCGCCCAACATTTGTAGCGTGCGATAGCGCTTCTAAGCGCGTGCGCTTAATTCTTTTGTGCGCGCACTATTTTGCAACATTTGCTGGGCGTCTTCGGCACCCAAAAAAAGACGGCTTTTAGCGTGCGGAGCAGTTTTGGGGCatatgttggagatgctctaactcctATCTTCTCTTGGATCAATACATAATTGCTGGTGGTGCATTGCAGATGACTAGGGTAAAGGATAGCCAGAGAGAATGGTCATGGAATCCTATGCACCGGCCAATGCTGGCTGAGAAAAATCTCCGAGCTTCACCCTGTCGACGAGCCACTTATCAGTTGGTCTTTGCAATCTCCACTGAGAGTGTCTTCCGGCGTAGCTTAGCTAGCTGGTCTCCTTTGACACTTCTCGCCGTGTCATATTGGTTGGAAAAACTTGCAACGTTTCCTGGATATTCGACTTGTGCGGGAAAATATGCAGCATTTGAGAGGGACGTACACGGATATCGATCGAATTATTTTGTATAGTGGACAAACTAGCGTTCCCTTCTCAAGCTAGCTCCTCTCCATCGACTTGTTTTTTCTACACAAGCTGCCAGAGTGAAGTTTTTTTTCGGACACAAGACAAACCGAGTGAAGACATCACAGCACGGCTCCATAAGTTTTCAAAACAAATATAGCTCCTGTTGATTTTCCTCATTTTATTCCAACAGATACTATGTTTTATTTTTGAAACTGCATAAGATTTGCttcatccattaattaagaagaTAATAGCCATGTATAACAAAATGATTTCTCTCCCAATATTAGTGTCCCTAATTTCTTGGCACCCGCTATGATCCAAAGATTTTATCTCGTCCATGATGATGTTCAGCAAGACCGGACTAAGAATTAACTTTTGGTCATGCCAAACCTTCCAAACCCTATGCTCCATGGGAGAAAGAATATAACTCTGGATTTGACTCCATCACATCTCGCGCACTGACTCCATCACACCTCGCGCGCTGACCGCATCCCCTTCGAGCCCCTCTCCGCGCACGACATCGCCTGCATGGCCCATGCGCCGCCCACATATAGCCCCCGCGCCCGCACAGCCGTGCACCGCTACCACCAGGCTGGGTAACCACCTCGGCATCCAGACTCCACCTCGCGCAGCAACAGGAGTGCTCCCGCCTCGCTTTTGGAAGGAGGCATGCCGCACCTGCGGCAAGGGCTGGCTACAGCGGCGGCGTGAAGGGTAGGCAGGGAGAGGCCTTGCGGCAGGTGGGGCTAGGTTTACCCCGTGGGGGTCAAAGGGACACAACAGGTCTTGCTAATGGAAGGAAATTGATTGCGCAGGAATATAAAATTGGATGTATGTAATATCGTCGTCCAGTTGCGCATTCATGTTGTTATGTGTTTACCTGGTTTTGTCATGCGTATGCATGGAGGGAAGAAAAAACGTCACACTAGAAAAATAATTGGGTCGATGAAGCAGTAAGTTTAACAGAACACTGAGAGGCAAACATCATGCCAGAGTCACGGTAATGGTTGTGGTAGTTAGTATTTCCATGGGTTTACCTCGGGCTATTGGCTGTTGTGAAGTCAGAGTTGTAGTAGTGGAGTCCCGATGGCAACGACGACAGACAATGAGTGGTTCGTTCTGTAGTATTTTGCCGCACCAACATTGTGTTACCCCCCTTCGTTACTAGATGAACACTATTTAGTTCTACTTATCGTTTTGTTGTACTAATAGTCCTGAACTATCATGTGACTTTTTTTCAAGTACTGTTGCAATTGAATTAAACCAAATCAATAATTATTTTACACATCCATACACATGCCACTCTAAGTAGCATTTAGCTTTCAAAAATATACATAGAATGGCACAGATCACGGGCAAGACAGTAGTCCATTTTCTtaaaaatatatgtatatatatcgaAGCAAGAGTGGTTAATTATTGTGGGGCACTCAATGTTGTCTTTGTTGTCCATTTGATGTACTTCATTTGGATCCTTTTTAGCATGATGACAACGTCGTTCATCTTTATCCTATCACCAGGTGAGTCGTTGGAGCAGAGCAAACCAACTTCCAATACTGGCAAAACACAGTTATCGTGCAAGTCGCATCTTGAAGAGGAGTCTTGAAGAGGAAATGACTGGTGAACCCATAGCCTAAGGCTCAGTTCTCCAACGAACATAGCATCTGTAGGCTTCCTTCCAGTGAAGACTTCAAGGAGcattatgttggaaatatgagcaatttaccaaatgattttattaacagaaatactagataaagcatgactaatatagaagagataaaacaagtcatgcgttctgacagagagaaggtaaatagcttctgcataaATGAACCGTAGTCTATCATATCTAAAGCAGACAATATAGCAAGTAGTATATATGAAGTAGAACGTAACATGTGTAGGACaaggactagaacaaggaactgtgacagaacctttaacaggaaagacaagaacacgtacgggacaacagtgttggggaacattgcagaaaacaaaaaaatttcctacgttttcaccaagatccatctatgagttcatctagcaacgagtgatcggatgcatctacatacctttgtagatcgcgagcggaagcgttcgaaGAAtggggatgaaggagtcgtactcgtcgtgatccaaatcaccggagatcctagcgccgaacggacttcacctccgcgttcaacacacgtacggtcagcgtgacgtctcctccttcttgatccagcaagggggaaggagaggttgataaagatccagcagcacgacggcgtggtggtggatgcagcagtcaccgcagcagggcttcgccgagtttctgcgagagggagaggtgtagcaggggagagggaggcgccaaggcttcagggtgcggctgccctccctccccccctttatataggccccctagggggtgcgccggccctaggagatgggatctcctaggggggcggcggccaagggggtgcattgccccccaaggcaagtggagccgccccctcccctagggttcccaaccctaggcgcatggggggcccaagggggggcccACCGGCCCACTATGGCCTgattccctccccacttcagcccatggggccctccgggatgggtggccccacccggtggacccccgggacccttccggtggtcccggtacaatatcgttgacccccgaaactctcccgatggccgaaactacacttcctatatataattcttcacctccggaccattccggaactcctcgtgacgtccgggatctcatccgggactccgaacaaatttcggattactgcatactcatatctatacaaccctagcgttaccgaaccttaagtgtgtagaccctacgggttcgggagacatgtagacatgaccgagacgactctctggttaataaccaacagcgggatctggatacccatgttggctcccacatgctcctcgatgatctcatcggaagaaccacgatgtcgaggattcaagcaaccccgtatacaattccctttgtcaatcggtacgttacttgcccgagattcgatcgtcggtatcccaatacctcgttcaatctcgttaccggcaagtcactttactcgtaccgtaatgcatgatcccgtgaccagacacttggtcactttgagctcattatgatgatgcattaccgagtgggcccagagatacctctccgtcatacggagtgacaaatcccagtctcgattcgtgccaacccaacagacactttcggaaatacctgtaatgtacctttatagttacccagttacgttgtgacgtttggtacacccaaagcactcctacggtatccgggagttacacgatctcacatggtctaaggaaaagatacttgacattggaaaaactctagcaaacgaactatacgatcttgtgctatgtttaggattgggtcttgtccatcacatcattctcctaatgatgtgatctcgttatcaatgacatccaatgtccatagtcaggaaaccatgactatttgttgatcaacgagctggtcaactagaggcttactagggacatgttggtgtctatgtattcacacatgtattacaattttcggataacacaattatagcatgaataaaagacaattatcatgaacaaggaaatataataataatccttttattattgcctctagggcatatttccaacagtctcccacttgcactagagtcaataatctagttagattgtgatgaatcaaacacccacagagttctggtgttgatcatgttttgccctagggagaggtttagtcaacggatctgcgacattcagatccgtatgcactttacaaatatctatgtctccatcttgaacattttcacgaatggagttgaagcgacgcttgatgtgcctggtcttcttgtgaaacctgggctccttggcaagtccaatagctccagtgttgtcacagaagagtttgatcggccccgacgcattgggtatgactcctaggtcggtgatgaactccttcacccaaattgcttcatgcactgcctccgaggctgtcatgtactcagcttcacatgtagatcacgccacgacgctctgcttgcagctgcaccagtttactgctccaccattcaacatatacacgtatccggtttgtgacttagagtcatccagatctgtgtcgaagctagcatcgacgtaaccctttacgacgagctcttcgtcacctccataaacgagaaacatgtccttagtccttttcaggtacttcaggatattcttgaccgctgtccagtgttccttgccgggattactttggtaccttcctaccaaacttatggcaaggtttacatcaggcttggtacacagcatggcatacataatagaccctatggctgaggcataggggatgacactcatctcttctatatcttctgccgtggtcagacatt encodes the following:
- the LOC123106357 gene encoding thaumatin-like pathogenesis-related protein 3 — its product is MAVSSSALILLLAAALTTGASARSFSITNRCSFTVWPAATPVGGGRQLNNGQTWNLDIPDGTSSARIWGRTGCSFNGNSGRCSTGDCGGALSCTLSGQPPLTLAEFTLGGGTDYYDISVIDGYNLPMDFSCSTGVNIQCRDSSCPDAYHQPNDVRTKACSGNRRFSIVFCP